Proteins found in one Acidobacteriota bacterium genomic segment:
- a CDS encoding serine hydrolase, with translation MKKRQFVFGLLVLMVFGITGYGVQEKPEKQSPAATVRTETGQKLDDYLTRLEKFGFAGGILVAKDGAVILEKGYGLANREQNIPNAVDTVFNIGSITKQFTAAAILKLEMQGKLRVEDPINKYLPGVPKDKAGITIHHLLTHSAGLRSDYAETDYEPVGREEYVKRAMAEPLLSPPGERFEYANSGYSLLAAIVEMISGQSYEQFLYNNLFKPAGMLHTGYCLPKWSADKQAHGYLDGRAWGTVVEKACVGEGPYWALRGNGGIQATVGDMYRWHQALEGNTILSAEARRKFQTPYIAEGPQGFSHYAYGWAIMKTPRGTKLVTHNGGNGIFAADFRRYVDENVVVFIASNADVKAIPASQHIARILFGMNPTFPPKVVEAESAKLARLGGTYTLPSGAKLAVSAKPDRLVISPEGQEAFSLLATGNPAVSPRLNEINTRTAAIVEQASKGNFEPIHQAFGGNIPLASVKARETEMWKDWRERFGEFKSCTVLGTLPMEERMATTARLSFERGEILMRYAWEEGQLIGIRPLPQMTGKAFLPVSPSTFAIYDVMSGDSLTIRFETDASGAATKLIFAGEKEVTAKKTD, from the coding sequence ATGAAAAAGCGCCAATTTGTGTTTGGGCTACTGGTTCTGATGGTGTTTGGAATCACCGGATATGGAGTCCAGGAAAAACCTGAAAAACAATCACCCGCCGCGACGGTTCGCACGGAAACTGGTCAAAAACTGGATGACTATCTCACGCGACTTGAGAAATTTGGGTTTGCTGGTGGAATCCTCGTCGCCAAAGATGGCGCCGTGATTTTGGAAAAAGGATATGGCCTCGCCAACCGCGAACAAAATATTCCAAATGCGGTGGACACAGTTTTCAATATTGGCTCAATTACCAAGCAGTTTACGGCGGCTGCTATTTTGAAGCTTGAAATGCAGGGCAAACTTCGGGTTGAAGACCCGATCAACAAATACCTGCCGGGTGTGCCAAAAGACAAAGCCGGTATTACAATCCATCACCTGTTGACTCACAGCGCCGGGCTGCGAAGTGATTATGCTGAAACGGATTACGAACCGGTTGGGCGTGAAGAATATGTCAAACGGGCAATGGCGGAACCACTGTTAAGCCCTCCCGGAGAGCGGTTTGAATACGCCAATTCAGGGTACAGTCTGCTGGCTGCGATTGTTGAAATGATTTCAGGCCAGTCCTACGAACAGTTTTTGTACAACAATCTGTTTAAACCCGCCGGGATGCTCCACACCGGATATTGCCTCCCCAAGTGGTCCGCAGACAAACAGGCCCACGGCTATCTTGACGGAAGAGCGTGGGGCACCGTGGTCGAAAAAGCCTGTGTTGGTGAAGGCCCGTACTGGGCATTGCGTGGCAACGGTGGGATCCAGGCCACTGTCGGCGATATGTACCGCTGGCATCAGGCGCTGGAAGGAAACACCATTCTTTCAGCCGAAGCCAGACGCAAATTTCAGACGCCGTACATTGCCGAAGGACCGCAAGGATTTTCACATTACGCCTATGGTTGGGCGATTATGAAGACACCACGGGGTACCAAACTGGTGACGCACAATGGCGGCAACGGTATTTTTGCCGCTGATTTCCGGCGCTATGTGGATGAAAACGTGGTGGTTTTTATCGCTTCAAATGCTGATGTGAAAGCCATTCCAGCGTCGCAGCACATCGCCCGGATTCTGTTTGGCATGAACCCAACGTTTCCACCCAAAGTTGTTGAAGCTGAATCAGCGAAACTTGCCAGACTCGGAGGGACCTACACCTTACCGTCAGGAGCCAAACTGGCAGTTTCCGCCAAACCAGACCGGCTGGTGATTTCACCTGAAGGCCAGGAAGCCTTTTCCTTGCTTGCCACTGGGAATCCAGCCGTTTCTCCTCGATTAAACGAGATCAATACCCGCACGGCTGCAATCGTTGAACAGGCCAGCAAAGGAAACTTCGAGCCGATTCATCAGGCGTTTGGCGGAAATATCCCGCTGGCTAGCGTCAAAGCCCGTGAAACCGAAATGTGGAAAGACTGGCGTGAGCGGTTTGGCGAATTCAAAAGCTGCACCGTCCTGGGCACGTTGCCGATGGAGGAACGGATGGCCACCACCGCCCGGCTGAGCTTTGAGCGCGGAGAAATTCTGATGCGCTATGCCTGGGAAGAAGGCCAGCTCATTGGCATCCGACCACTTCCCCAGATGACCGGAAAAGCATTTTTGCCAGTCTCGCCCAGTACCTTTGCCATCTATGACGTGATGTCAGGAGACAGCTTGACAATTCGGTTTGAAACCGACGCCTCTGGTGCCGCAACAAAGCTGATCTTTGCCGGAGAGAAAGAAGTCACAGCGAAAAAAACCGATTGA
- a CDS encoding HAMP domain-containing protein, which produces MIHSLRWRLFLMTVAISVVAVLAVGFASSQITSIELNKVVTSLEPLNLEPYRVQLLEHFQKHQSWDHITPLLQHIAQVTERDGLLVNTENQVIAASVPVLTQARITFPEPDKLVVQIIEELPGAVRREVIANEQVLIRPPRTVLVDATGKRLGMFFLLPRPEAEPIPPRTRVAAVNRSLFWAVSGIGLLALVATAIVSRRIVGPVEALTAAAHRMEQGDLAQRVTIHSSGEIGQLATAFNRMADSVARSEQLRRTLVNDVAHELRTPLTNIRCQLEAIQDGLLSADAQVVASLHEEVLLLSQLVNDLQDLALAEANQIKLTFAEVELQILIEQALVSLSPQTTARRITISSNVPPDLPAVWADAKRVSQILRNLLVNALQHTPTGGTICIGASKNGNQVELQVADSGEGIESEHLPFIFDRFYRADPARARAQGGAGLGLAIVKQLVQMHTGHITVTSQKNVGTIFRVTLPIVSTPS; this is translated from the coding sequence ATGATCCATAGTCTGCGTTGGCGCTTATTTTTGATGACGGTGGCGATTTCCGTGGTGGCAGTGCTGGCGGTTGGGTTTGCGTCGAGTCAGATTACCTCTATTGAATTAAACAAGGTGGTGACCAGCCTGGAACCACTCAATCTGGAACCCTATCGGGTGCAACTCCTTGAGCATTTTCAAAAACACCAGTCGTGGGATCACATCACCCCGCTTCTGCAGCACATTGCCCAGGTAACAGAGCGGGACGGATTGCTGGTAAATACTGAAAATCAGGTGATTGCGGCTTCGGTGCCAGTGTTGACCCAGGCACGCATCACGTTTCCCGAACCCGACAAACTGGTGGTGCAGATCATTGAAGAACTCCCAGGGGCAGTCAGGCGCGAAGTGATTGCCAATGAACAGGTTCTGATTCGCCCGCCACGTACCGTTTTGGTTGATGCCACGGGGAAACGGCTCGGGATGTTCTTTCTCCTGCCACGCCCTGAAGCAGAACCCATCCCGCCTCGAACCCGCGTGGCAGCAGTCAATCGTTCACTGTTTTGGGCGGTGAGTGGCATTGGACTCCTGGCCCTGGTGGCAACCGCGATTGTCTCCCGCCGAATCGTGGGGCCGGTTGAGGCGTTGACCGCCGCTGCGCACCGCATGGAGCAAGGCGACCTGGCGCAACGCGTGACAATCCATTCATCTGGTGAAATCGGCCAGCTTGCCACGGCCTTCAACCGAATGGCTGATTCTGTTGCCCGATCCGAACAACTCCGGCGAACACTGGTCAATGATGTTGCCCACGAACTCCGCACTCCGCTCACCAATATCCGCTGCCAGCTTGAAGCCATTCAGGATGGGTTGCTCTCGGCTGATGCTCAAGTGGTGGCATCGCTTCACGAAGAAGTGCTGCTGCTCAGCCAGCTTGTCAATGATTTACAGGACCTGGCGCTGGCTGAAGCCAATCAGATCAAATTGACCTTTGCCGAAGTTGAGCTTCAAATTTTGATCGAACAGGCACTGGTTTCACTTTCCCCACAAACCACGGCCAGAAGGATTACAATTTCTTCGAATGTGCCGCCTGACCTGCCTGCGGTTTGGGCTGATGCCAAACGGGTCAGCCAGATTCTGCGCAACTTGCTGGTGAACGCGCTCCAACATACACCGACGGGTGGGACGATTTGCATTGGGGCCTCAAAAAACGGAAACCAGGTTGAACTTCAGGTGGCTGATTCCGGGGAAGGTATTGAATCTGAACACCTTCCCTTTATTTTTGATCGGTTTTACCGGGCTGACCCGGCGCGCGCCCGTGCGCAAGGGGGTGCCGGTCTTGGGCTGGCCATTGTTAAACAACTGGTGCAGATGCACACCGGACACATCACGGTAACCAGTCAGAAAAACGTCGGCACCATCTTTCGCGTGACGTTGCCGATTGTCTCGACACCTTCATAA
- a CDS encoding SMP-30/gluconolactonase/LRE family protein — translation MKYRWFSLLIIGALTISTLSFHPFPTHSASYPTVSQTRTQPRQAGNIRIQQPNPVVNEQRQLPLTATDASGQPITGVTWESGSPDIASIDPTTGVISGVQRGFATITARRGSDSTSVFVVVARVANAQGAKVPGDTKTDTAGHLYISDPLGNIIFRKENLTMPASIFAGQRGAGARIDGNRLQARFAGPTAVTVNNSADGGIFVADTLNHSLRQIDFDDNVTTILGTGSPGRMPNDVTPFAQAVFNGLRGVVTDSGGNLFVADTDNHAIYQVDFESKQVILLAGQPGTSGIADGRGRAARFNRPSGLALSSDGKLLIVADTGNNRVRLIARNGTVATLGRKSSARGVLESSASPSFLRPEEHQILIRRLAAIPAQAANELIFANPQSVSADAVGNIYVVDQTGASVVTRAFGDIPQKVQLAQDGSFQQAASVQVRGTDSFVLDTQAQAESNALKVVTVGAPLISNLSRASDTLAGGSEVIINGKNFAPESVVILGDRVILDAEVLSATQIRFRVPSQNAPGNRTLSIQTRGGVAQSSFGILARSLDSIAKGDITTVAGGVAFIGDGGLAVNASLNLNAFGGGVVEIDGEGNLLIADPGNHRIRQINEAGIITTVAGSGNPSLSGDGGPALGAGINFPMSATIDGQGNIIIADSSNNCVRRVDAVTGLMSTIAGTGDYNFSGDDGPATQAAIAQPTSVAVDSEGSIFIVDSGNNRIRRIDPQTGIISTAVGNGDFGFDGDDGPADEAQLALQFAGAIRIADDDDLVIADTFNNRIRRVDSDTDIITTVAGIGPTGSFNGTFDGDDGPATEAALNVPIALALDEDQNLLIADLGNNRVRRVDAETGIITTIAGNGENGGGDGSPALDAGLVPCGVVVDGFGNLYISDDGQNLIREVDAETGIITTIGGGGGNLGDNGPAATANLSMQDTTGIALDQQGNIYFADDGNHRIRKVTIQTGSITTVAGNGRNGYSGDGGPATQASLNDPSGMAIDAAGNILIADSSNSVIRRVDARTGIITTVAGNGGFDFDGDGGPALEATLNFPTDVGVDQLGNIYVVDSNNNRIRKVDAQTGIITTVVGSGPAGQPADSGDGGLATQARLQYPRSVLIDSNGNLFVADRDAGRIRRVDAQTGIITTVAGGGTEDEDGITATNAVLYGPHRFAVDASGNLFISEAYASRIRRVEAETRLTSTITGNGIPGYGGDEGPADMALLASPQGVVIDQRGNLIILDTGNNAIRIVKEGAIPGGGGNPDTQNPTVASVTLSKTKVKRKKDASLGISWTSADDIGVTGHDLSFAGDGTTFSTTIVSGLPGNAQSFTWTVPTSVAKTKSGRVQITARDAAGNLGTATSGTVIIK, via the coding sequence ATGAAGTATCGCTGGTTTTCCCTACTTATTATTGGTGCTCTGACTATTTCCACACTCTCATTTCACCCATTTCCAACCCACTCAGCGTCATATCCAACCGTCAGCCAGACACGTACGCAGCCCAGACAAGCTGGCAATATCCGTATTCAACAACCCAATCCCGTGGTCAACGAACAACGTCAGCTACCATTGACCGCGACTGATGCCAGTGGTCAGCCGATCACCGGTGTGACCTGGGAATCAGGCAGCCCCGACATTGCCAGTATTGACCCGACCACGGGTGTGATAAGTGGAGTCCAGCGTGGATTTGCCACGATTACCGCTCGTCGTGGCAGTGATTCAACGTCTGTTTTTGTTGTGGTAGCCCGTGTGGCCAATGCGCAAGGAGCAAAAGTCCCAGGTGATACCAAAACCGATACCGCTGGCCATTTGTACATCAGCGATCCGCTGGGAAATATTATTTTCCGCAAAGAAAACCTGACCATGCCGGCTTCGATCTTTGCCGGACAACGCGGCGCCGGGGCACGAATTGACGGGAACCGTCTCCAGGCCCGGTTTGCCGGTCCCACCGCAGTCACCGTCAACAACAGTGCAGACGGTGGAATTTTCGTGGCTGACACACTGAACCACAGCCTGCGTCAGATTGATTTTGATGACAACGTAACCACAATTCTTGGAACAGGTTCACCGGGGCGGATGCCCAATGATGTCACGCCATTTGCCCAGGCAGTTTTTAATGGATTGCGGGGTGTAGTGACTGATTCAGGTGGAAATTTGTTTGTCGCTGACACCGACAATCACGCAATTTATCAGGTTGATTTTGAATCCAAACAGGTCATTTTGCTCGCCGGGCAACCTGGTACAAGCGGTATCGCTGATGGACGCGGGCGAGCCGCCCGGTTTAATCGGCCCAGCGGCCTGGCCCTGAGTTCAGATGGCAAACTTCTGATCGTGGCTGATACCGGAAATAATCGCGTGCGACTCATTGCTCGCAATGGCACGGTGGCGACCCTGGGTCGAAAATCGAGTGCTCGTGGCGTGCTGGAATCCAGCGCCTCGCCTTCGTTTTTGAGACCTGAAGAACACCAGATCCTCATCCGGCGACTGGCAGCGATCCCGGCACAAGCTGCGAACGAGTTGATCTTTGCCAATCCACAGTCAGTCAGTGCTGATGCCGTCGGGAATATTTATGTGGTTGACCAAACTGGGGCTTCAGTGGTGACACGGGCCTTTGGTGATATTCCGCAAAAGGTTCAACTGGCTCAAGATGGCAGCTTTCAACAGGCAGCCAGTGTTCAGGTACGGGGGACAGACAGCTTTGTGCTGGATACCCAGGCGCAGGCTGAAAGCAATGCTTTAAAAGTTGTAACCGTCGGGGCACCGCTCATTAGCAATCTCAGCCGGGCGTCGGATACTCTGGCAGGAGGTTCTGAGGTCATTATCAACGGTAAAAACTTTGCGCCGGAAAGCGTGGTCATTTTGGGTGACCGGGTCATCCTGGATGCGGAAGTCCTCAGTGCCACTCAAATCCGGTTTCGGGTTCCCTCTCAAAACGCCCCTGGAAATCGAACGCTTTCAATTCAAACCCGAGGCGGTGTTGCCCAAAGTTCATTTGGGATTCTGGCTCGCTCGCTTGATTCAATTGCGAAAGGCGACATTACGACCGTGGCCGGAGGCGTGGCGTTTATTGGGGATGGCGGACTGGCCGTCAATGCCAGTCTCAACCTCAATGCCTTTGGCGGTGGGGTCGTGGAAATTGATGGTGAAGGAAACCTGCTGATTGCCGATCCGGGGAACCATCGCATTCGCCAAATCAACGAGGCCGGAATCATCACCACCGTCGCCGGCAGTGGAAACCCCAGTTTGAGCGGGGATGGCGGTCCGGCGCTTGGCGCAGGTATCAATTTTCCGATGAGCGCCACAATTGACGGCCAGGGAAACATCATTATTGCTGACTCTTCCAATAACTGTGTTCGCCGGGTGGATGCCGTAACTGGTCTGATGAGTACGATTGCCGGCACAGGTGATTACAATTTTAGCGGAGATGACGGTCCAGCCACCCAGGCCGCCATTGCGCAACCAACCAGTGTGGCCGTTGATTCGGAAGGAAGCATCTTTATTGTTGATAGTGGAAACAATCGCATCCGACGCATTGATCCCCAAACAGGTATTATTTCCACAGCCGTCGGAAATGGAGACTTTGGGTTTGATGGTGATGATGGCCCGGCTGACGAAGCTCAACTGGCACTCCAGTTTGCTGGCGCCATCCGAATTGCTGATGACGATGATCTGGTAATTGCTGATACTTTTAATAACCGGATCCGGCGGGTTGATTCTGATACCGACATCATCACCACGGTGGCTGGCATTGGTCCAACTGGCAGCTTTAATGGGACATTTGACGGTGACGATGGACCAGCCACTGAAGCCGCACTCAATGTTCCGATTGCTCTGGCGCTGGATGAAGACCAAAACCTCTTGATTGCAGACCTGGGTAATAATCGCGTCCGTCGGGTGGATGCTGAAACGGGCATTATCACGACCATCGCCGGCAATGGCGAAAACGGTGGCGGAGACGGCAGTCCGGCGCTTGATGCGGGCCTGGTGCCGTGCGGCGTGGTCGTTGATGGGTTTGGGAATCTCTACATTTCAGACGACGGCCAAAACCTCATTCGTGAAGTTGATGCCGAAACCGGCATTATCACAACCATTGGCGGCGGTGGTGGGAATCTGGGTGATAATGGGCCAGCCGCCACAGCCAATCTCAGCATGCAGGACACCACTGGAATTGCCCTTGACCAGCAAGGAAATATTTACTTTGCCGATGACGGAAATCACCGAATTCGCAAAGTGACTATCCAAACCGGCAGTATCACGACCGTTGCCGGAAATGGCCGAAACGGGTATTCCGGCGATGGTGGCCCGGCAACTCAGGCTTCGCTCAATGATCCATCCGGAATGGCAATTGACGCGGCGGGAAACATCCTGATCGCGGATTCAAGCAATTCGGTCATTCGCCGGGTTGATGCCCGGACCGGAATCATCACCACGGTCGCTGGTAATGGTGGATTTGACTTTGACGGCGACGGCGGCCCGGCATTGGAAGCGACCTTGAATTTCCCAACTGATGTGGGAGTTGATCAGCTTGGAAATATCTATGTCGTTGACTCAAACAATAACCGAATTCGCAAAGTTGATGCCCAAACCGGCATCATCACCACCGTGGTCGGAAGCGGACCGGCAGGGCAACCAGCGGACAGCGGCGATGGCGGGCTGGCCACACAGGCCCGGTTGCAATATCCGCGAAGCGTGTTGATTGACAGCAATGGAAACCTGTTTGTAGCTGACCGCGATGCAGGCCGGATTCGCCGGGTTGATGCCCAAACCGGCATCATCACCACCGTGGCTGGTGGCGGCACGGAAGACGAAGACGGGATTACCGCCACGAATGCCGTGCTCTACGGACCACACCGGTTTGCTGTTGACGCAAGTGGAAATCTTTTTATTTCTGAAGCTTACGCATCACGTATCCGCCGGGTGGAGGCTGAAACCAGGCTCACTTCAACGATTACCGGCAATGGAATTCCAGGCTATGGCGGCGATGAGGGACCAGCCGACATGGCCTTGCTGGCTTCCCCCCAGGGCGTTGTCATAGACCAGCGTGGAAATCTGATCATTTTGGATACCGGCAACAATGCCATTCGGATTGTGAAAGAAGGTGCGATTCCAGGCGGAGGCGGAAATCCAGATACCCAAAATCCGACCGTGGCCAGCGTCACGCTTTCAAAAACCAAAGTGAAACGCAAAAAAGATGCGTCGCTGGGGATTTCGTGGACTTCAGCCGACGACATCGGCGTCACAGGCCACGACCTCAGCTTTGCCGGAGACGGCACCACTTTTTCAACCACTATTGTTTCCGGATTGCCAGGGAATGCCCAGAGCTTCACCTGGACTGTTCCAACCAGTGTTGCCAAAACCAAATCTGGTCGGGTACAGATCACCGCCCGCGATGCCGCTGGGAACCTGGGTACAGCCACCAGCGGAACCGTCATCATTAAGTAA
- a CDS encoding 3-hydroxybutyryl-CoA dehydrogenase (converts (S)-3-hydroxybutanoyl-CoA to 3-acetoacetyl-CoA), whose amino-acid sequence MVQTFAVIGAGTMGNGIAQVAARAGMNVILHDIAQAYLDRGLSAIDSSLQRDVKKERLTVEGKQEILARIRPVTDLAALAEAEFVVEAVVENVDVKTKLFAQLDELTQPGVILASNTSSIAITRIGAATKRPEKVIGMHFMNPVPVMTLVEIIRGLATDDATNDQVTALCAKMGKTAISCQDSPGFISNRILMPMINEAIFALYEGVATPEAIDGIMKLGMNHPMGPLTLADFIGLDVCLAIMEVLYDGFQDSK is encoded by the coding sequence ATGGTTCAAACATTTGCAGTTATTGGTGCGGGCACCATGGGCAACGGCATTGCCCAGGTTGCGGCTCGTGCCGGAATGAATGTGATTTTGCACGACATCGCGCAAGCTTACCTGGATCGCGGTCTTTCGGCGATTGATTCCAGTCTGCAGCGTGATGTGAAAAAAGAACGTCTCACCGTCGAAGGCAAGCAGGAAATCCTGGCTCGCATTCGACCCGTCACTGACCTGGCCGCTCTGGCTGAAGCTGAGTTTGTGGTTGAAGCGGTGGTTGAAAATGTTGACGTCAAAACCAAACTCTTTGCCCAGCTTGATGAATTAACCCAACCCGGCGTGATTTTGGCCAGCAATACCTCGTCAATTGCCATTACCCGGATTGGCGCCGCCACCAAACGCCCGGAGAAAGTCATCGGAATGCACTTTATGAACCCGGTGCCGGTGATGACGCTGGTTGAAATTATCCGTGGATTGGCCACCGATGACGCTACCAACGACCAGGTCACAGCCCTGTGCGCCAAAATGGGCAAAACCGCCATTTCCTGCCAGGACTCACCTGGATTTATTTCAAACCGCATTCTGATGCCGATGATCAACGAGGCAATTTTTGCGCTCTATGAAGGCGTCGCCACACCAGAAGCGATTGATGGCATTATGAAGCTTGGGATGAATCACCCCATGGGCCCACTCACCCTGGCCGACTTTATCGGGCTGGATGTCTGTCTGGCGATTATGGAAGTGCTCTATGACGGCTTCCAGGATTCAAAATAG
- a CDS encoding YdbC family protein, with amino-acid sequence MLIKMISCLVPREQRRAFEQAQERWRELQTVPGFGGQIGGWTMSLKTHACILAFWKSQPLYQQFMEHDHDRILEISGQSGTYQSITIQFFEQKFDIPGRHDYILAALTAGKWLQITKLTVADLAVTQFSDWRHDPDFLAGVVGCRSTTAEDWLVATLWTKPEPPDVNWNHLLPSETTTIALAPSWLVIPKVEG; translated from the coding sequence ATGCTCATCAAGATGATTTCTTGTTTGGTTCCACGTGAACAAAGACGAGCTTTTGAACAAGCGCAGGAACGCTGGCGGGAACTGCAAACTGTACCGGGGTTTGGCGGCCAAATCGGCGGTTGGACTATGAGTTTGAAAACCCATGCCTGCATTCTGGCTTTTTGGAAAAGCCAGCCATTGTACCAGCAATTTATGGAACATGACCACGACCGAATTTTAGAAATCAGTGGTCAATCCGGCACCTATCAGTCAATCACTATTCAATTTTTTGAGCAAAAATTCGACATTCCAGGTCGCCATGACTATATTCTCGCGGCGCTGACCGCAGGAAAGTGGCTGCAGATAACCAAATTGACAGTGGCTGATCTAGCTGTGACTCAATTTTCTGACTGGCGCCATGACCCGGATTTTCTGGCTGGAGTGGTCGGCTGTCGCTCAACCACTGCTGAAGATTGGCTGGTGGCAACACTGTGGACCAAACCAGAACCTCCTGATGTGAACTGGAATCACTTACTTCCGTCCGAAACAACCACCATTGCCCTGGCGCCAAGCTGGCTGGTCATTCCAAAAGTTGAAGGATGA
- a CDS encoding response regulator transcription factor, whose product MPDRTILIVDDEPKTVASIQLYLEHNGFHVLIARTGREALELARTAHPDLIVLDLMLPELDGMAVCRILRAESTVPIVMLTARTTEADTLHGLDLGADDYIAKPFSPRELVARVRAVLRRTIQPLDPRPSVLQFNGLLLDTARHDVWLDGQEIPLTPTEFKILETFVRAPGRVFSRQELVERAFGWDFEGQERTVDAHVMNLRKKMTRPTGKPPLIVTVYGIGYSLSEAKP is encoded by the coding sequence ATGCCTGACCGCACCATTCTCATCGTTGATGATGAACCCAAAACCGTCGCATCCATCCAGCTTTACCTGGAGCACAACGGGTTTCATGTCTTGATTGCCCGCACGGGTCGCGAAGCACTGGAACTTGCCCGGACGGCGCATCCAGATTTGATTGTACTCGACTTGATGTTGCCCGAGCTGGATGGAATGGCGGTGTGTCGGATCTTGCGAGCTGAATCCACCGTGCCGATTGTGATGCTGACCGCCCGGACAACCGAAGCCGATACCCTGCACGGGCTTGATCTGGGAGCAGATGATTATATTGCCAAGCCTTTTAGTCCACGCGAGTTAGTGGCCCGCGTCCGCGCCGTGCTCAGACGGACGATTCAACCACTTGATCCGCGCCCATCCGTGTTGCAATTCAACGGACTGCTGCTCGATACCGCACGGCACGATGTCTGGCTCGACGGGCAGGAAATCCCGCTCACACCAACTGAGTTCAAGATTCTGGAAACGTTTGTTCGGGCGCCGGGACGTGTTTTTTCACGCCAGGAACTGGTTGAACGGGCATTTGGCTGGGATTTTGAAGGCCAGGAACGCACGGTTGATGCGCACGTGATGAATCTCCGCAAAAAAATGACCCGACCCACCGGGAAGCCGCCGTTGATTGTGACGGTTTACGGAATCGGCTATTCCCTCTCCGAAGCAAAACCATGA
- a CDS encoding 5'-deoxyadenosine deaminase, translating into MASSTIRITNGILLTSGPQHQVIKGDLYIIDRRISHIGTVPETADETIDATGCVVMPGFIQSHIHLCQTLFRGSADDLELLDWLKLRIWPMEASHTPESLRASAQLSIAEMIRGGTTAALTMETVNHTEAALQVVEESGFRAVVGKCMMDKGTEVPVGLQEKTDASIAESIRLIEKWHGRDDGRVRMCFAPRFAVSCTDGLLREVGKLARERNLIIHTHASENRDEVALVYSETGQRNIAYLDSVGLTGTHVGLAHCVWLDDSELDILARTQTHVLHCPSSNLKLGSGVAPIVEMHERGIRVSIGADGAPCNNRLDAFTEMRLAAILQKMRKGSRHLAAAEAFRMATWEGARAIGQEDDLGSLEVGKRADVVIVNLNTLHAAPHPDPVSSLVYSANASDVRDTIIDGQIVMRGRELKTLSEESVLRDVQREFESLLVRAGIA; encoded by the coding sequence ATGGCTTCTTCAACGATTCGTATTACCAACGGCATCTTGCTCACGTCTGGCCCCCAACATCAAGTGATCAAAGGAGATTTGTACATCATAGATCGCCGCATCAGTCATATCGGCACCGTTCCGGAAACGGCAGACGAGACAATTGATGCCACGGGTTGTGTGGTGATGCCAGGGTTTATTCAATCTCACATTCACCTGTGTCAGACCTTATTTCGTGGTTCGGCAGATGATTTGGAGTTGCTGGATTGGTTGAAATTGCGAATCTGGCCGATGGAAGCCTCACATACACCGGAAAGCCTCCGGGCTTCAGCCCAACTCTCGATTGCGGAGATGATCCGGGGTGGCACCACCGCCGCCTTGACGATGGAAACCGTGAACCACACCGAAGCTGCCTTGCAAGTGGTTGAAGAAAGTGGCTTTCGGGCCGTCGTTGGCAAGTGCATGATGGATAAGGGAACGGAGGTCCCGGTTGGGCTTCAGGAGAAAACCGATGCTTCAATCGCAGAATCAATCCGTCTGATTGAAAAATGGCACGGACGCGATGATGGACGGGTCCGGATGTGCTTTGCCCCACGATTTGCGGTTTCGTGCACCGATGGGCTGCTGCGTGAAGTCGGGAAACTGGCGCGCGAACGAAATTTGATTATCCATACCCACGCTTCGGAAAATCGTGACGAAGTCGCCCTCGTGTATTCTGAAACCGGTCAACGCAACATTGCCTATCTTGATAGTGTCGGGCTGACTGGCACTCACGTTGGGTTGGCTCACTGTGTCTGGCTGGATGACTCGGAACTCGACATCCTCGCCCGTACACAGACCCACGTGCTGCATTGTCCATCGTCAAATCTGAAACTTGGTTCAGGCGTGGCCCCGATTGTCGAAATGCACGAACGCGGTATTCGGGTCTCGATTGGCGCTGACGGAGCGCCCTGCAATAACCGCCTCGATGCCTTCACTGAAATGCGACTGGCCGCGATTTTGCAGAAAATGCGCAAGGGTTCGCGCCATCTGGCTGCCGCCGAAGCCTTCCGGATGGCGACCTGGGAAGGCGCCCGGGCAATTGGTCAGGAAGATGACCTGGGCAGCCTCGAAGTCGGCAAACGGGCGGACGTTGTGATTGTCAACCTCAATACACTCCACGCGGCGCCGCATCCAGACCCGGTTTCCTCGCTGGTGTATTCAGCCAATGCCAGTGACGTTCGCGACACAATTATTGACGGACAAATTGTCATGCGCGGTCGCGAACTCAAAACCCTGAGTGAAGAAAGCGTGTTGCGTGATGTACAGCGTGAATTTGAATCGCTGCTCGTGCGCGCCGGAATTGCTTAA